The stretch of DNA GCAAGTTATAGCACAGCGTTTTTCCTGACGCGGTCGGCGTGACAGCAACAATATGCTCCCCCCTCCTTACCGTTTCAAACGCTGTGTGCTGATGGCTATATAATTCCTCAATGCCTCTTTTTTGCAAAGCAGCCTTTATTCTGGCATCTACATGTCCTGGAATGGGTGCTGTCTTTGCCTCCTGTGGCTTAATTTCATGCCAATGTACAATATTCTCATTGCGCTTCAGCTTTTCGATTAATTCCGGCAATGATTTCTTTCCTATCATTACGCGATCACCTCTTTGTACCTAATAGTTTAGCGAATAAACGTTTGGCTGGCTAGTTGGAATTCTTCAGCTTTTATTTGTCCGCACACTAAAAAACCGCAAAAGGAGACTGTTTCCTTTTGCGGTCCATGGCAGCGCGCTCTTTTATACTTTCAACCATCCGCTCACACCTTTAACGATGCTTGATAACTGCGATACGGTATTCATCATTAAACCTGCTGTATCCAGTGCTTTATTCATGTTAAACGAGCCGTCTTCATTTTGAAAGGATTTAATGAACATATTGCCGGAAGCCGGCGGTTTATTCATATTGGGTGCTGACGGGGCTGAAAATGGCATATACGGCTGCTGAGGCTGGTGCATGGTATAGAGAGGATGGTCGAATAAGGAGCCGGCAAATGAAGATTGATCCGCCGGCTGCGGATAGAAGTACGGATGAGCTTGGAGCTGCGGATAATATTCATATGGATAGGGCTGCATCGGCATTGGACCCCAATGATTCATTCTCATTCCCTCCAAGAATAAAAATAAGTATATAACCTATTGTATGACTTATTGGAGGAAGAAGTGCCTCTTAGTCCAGCTCTCTTTGCAGCTGTTCCAAAATAAAAATTGTCGACTCCACATAGTTTTTAAAGCGAGTGTAGCTTGTTTCTGGAAAAAACGCTTGTACGGAAATCAATTCAATGTTCTCTAGTGTGGCTTTTATTTGGGGAGGGTGCACGTATTTAAATTCCCTCCTCTTCATTTCTTTCATCACCGCTTGCTCCCATTTTTCAGACAATTGGCGGGCCTGATCCGCAAACGGCTTAACCTCCTGATAAAAATCGCCTTTTGTTTGCTCTCTTCTGTTTTTGTGATATACCTCATTGGCCTGATGCACGAGATGAAGTAATGCTTTGGTTAATTCGTGAAGTGAATTCATTTCAATAACTCCTCAATCAGCAATCGTTCGATGACATACATTCTATAAGTTTTTTTACTTCTCTTCAACCTGACTCAACCGGCCGCTTAAAACCTATTGTTTTTGAAGGAGGGCCAGGCTTATCGCTGCTTTTAGCTGCCAGCAGTTACTGGCTGAGCTATTTCACTCGTTTTATGCTTTTTTTGGCTAAGCGGCTTTCCTCTCCGGCATTTACTCGTGCCAATGTTTTTTCTCGTTGAGAAGCGAGAAATTTCTTGCGCTGGGAAGTTAAAACGTTTCATAGGATACTTTCAGTGATTGAACCATTTTGTAGGAAGAAGGAGTGGATAAAAGGTAGTCGGCCCCCTCTTCCAGCAGGCGTAGGCGCTCCATCACCATCTCCTTTTTTCTCAAAAGACGCGTACAGTGGGCTTTATGAAGCTTCGAGACTCGCTTTTTTAAAATCAGTTCAATTTGCTCCACTTTTTCCTCCATCTCCGCTAATGCTCGCAATGCTTCTTCTTTTGTCACAGACGCCACTCCTTTTTATTAAATTGCTTGCATTCCATCGGCATTGTCTTGCTGCTTACTTTCTGCCCTCCTTATTGAATCTCCTGCCAGCATGACAAAACTAGGAGCAATTCGCCAAAGAAAGAAGCAGGCAGACAAAGAGGGTTTATTATTCGACAAACCGGCAATCTTTGAAATGACAGAGGATAGTTTCATCTATGCGATTTCACTCCGAAAAGGTTATAATAGAATCGCAGAAAAAAGGGATAATATGCCGAGCAGACACATAGTTCTAGCAATAGAGCGCAGCGACCGGCGTGGAATCCGAATCACCAGCTTTGGGAAAAGGCATTCTTCCCCAAAAAACAGGTGTTTTTCTTCCCCCATGATTAAAATTTTCTGTTATGATATGTATTATCTTGTGAGGTGTTTATCTATGGCGATAAAATATCCGAATGGAAAAAAGTATGTGCCTTTTTCACAAGAACTTCCCAAAAAGCAACGGTTGAAAAAGGACAGCTACAGCAACAGGGGAATGACACTTGAGGAGGACTTGAATGAGACCAATACATTTTATCTTGAACGTGGAATAGCCGTTGTCCACAAAAAACCAACGCCAGTTCAAATCGTTCAAGTTGATTATCCAAGGAGAAGTGCAGCCGTCATTAAAGAAGCTTACTTCAAACAAGCTTCAACTACTGACTATAACGGGGTCTACAGGGGGAAGTATTTAGATTTTGAAGCGAAGGAGACGAAAAGTCCTACCGCTTTCCCGCTGAAGAATTTTCACCCCCATCAGATTGAGCATATGAAAAAAGTGGACAAACAAAAGGGAGTCTGCTTTGTGATCATTCGATTCGCTGCAGTAGAGGAGATCTATTTTCTTCCTTGCAGCCGCTTGTTTGACTTTTGGGAGCGGATGATTAGCGGCGGCCGCAAATCTATAGCAAAGGCTGAGCTGGAAACAGCAGCTTATTCCATTCCTATAGGGCTGCATCCCCGAATTCCCTATTTATCCGTAATTGATGAGCTTTACTTTTAGGCAAAGTCGCCAGCGGATGAAAGAATTTCCTAAAAAATAGGCGGAAATGAACTTTTCTTACCCGATTGGATATGAATAATATTAGGAAGGGCAGTTTCTATACTGTCTATTCCTTTTGAAAGCGAGGAAATTAGACAAATGTCTGATCAATACAATTCACGTACAGAAAGACGCAAGCAACAGAAAAAAAGAGCGGCTAAACCAGCAGCCGCTCCTGCAAAGGGGCCGAAGAAGAAGAAAAAGCGTTCCCTCTTCAAAAAAGTATTTCTTACTTTTGCCGTCCTGATTCTGCTCTCTCTTGCAGGAGGAATAGGCGCTTTTGCTTACATGGTCAAAGATGCGCCGAATTTGGATGAAGCGCTTTTGCGGGATCCTATCCCTTCGAAGGTTTACGATAAAGATGGGAAATTCATTACGACGATCGGCTCTGGAAAACTAGATTACGTCAAATATGAAGATATTCCGCAGCTGGTGAAGGACGCCATTCTTGCAACGGAAGACGCTCGCTTCTTTGAGCATCACGGCGTAGATATTATACGAATCGGCGGCGCTGCCCTTAAAAACGTGACCGACGGATTCGGTTCACAAGGGGCAAGCACCATCACCCAGCAGGTCGTCAAGCTGTCCTTTTTAAAACCTGAAAAAACGCTGAAAAGAAAAGCTCAGGAAGCTTGGCTGGCTTATCAGCTGGAACGGCAATATACAAAAGAAGAAATCTTTGAAATGTACGCCAATAAAGTCTATATGTCTCAGGGCATTCATGGGATTAAAGCCGCAGCAAAGCACTATTTCAATAAAGAATTGGATGAATTAACGCTTCCTGAAGCGGCTTTAATTGCCGGCATGCCGCAGAGCCCGAATAATTACAATCCTTTTACCAATCCTGAACGTGCAGAGAAGCGCCGGAATCTCGTACTGTCCCTGATGAAGCAGCATGATAAAATTTCCGAAACAGAAATGGCACAGGCTAAAGCAGTGCCGCTAAATAAATTGCTGGCTGAAAACAAGCAAGGAGAAGGAGAAACAAAGAAATACAATGCCTATATCGATATGGTGATTGAAGAAGTTCAGCGCATGGGCGACTACAATCCCTATTCGGACGGACTAAAGATTTACACCACTCTAGATCGCAAAGCTCAGGATTATATGGATCAATTACTCAACACAGAGGACATTCTTAGTTATCCGAGCGATGATTTTCAAGCCGGAATCGCCCTCACTGATACGAAAACCGGGGAAGTGCGCGCAGTCGGCGGAGGACGCGGTGAAAACCAGAAGGTCGAGCGCGGATACAACTACGCGGTGGACTTAAAACAGCGTCAGCCAGGATCCGTCATTAAACCGCTGATTGATTACGGGCCTGCGATTGAATATTTAAATTGGTCTACCTATCAGCAGCTGGATGACAAACCGACGACATACCCGGACGGCACACCGATACGCAACGCTGGCGGTTCCTATATGGGACCGATCTCAATGAGAACAGCGATGACCTACTCCCGCAACATACCGGCTTTAGAAGCTTATAAAGAAGTGGGACACGAAAAGGCCAACGAATTTTTAGGAAACCTTGGAATTCAACTGAAGAAAGAGGAATCAGAAAACTATTCCAACTCCATTGGCGCGATGAGCGGCATCTCACCTCTTGATTTAGCCGGCGCCTATGCGGCATTTGGAAACGGCGGCCAATACAATGAGCCGCATACAGTAAAGAAACTCATCCTATCTGATGGGGAAACGGAAGTGGAGAACGACATTAAACCTAAAGCAGCGATGAGTGATTACACCGCTTATATGATTACCGATATGCTGAGGGATGTTGTGAGCGAAGGTACCGGAACCCAAGCGAATATACCTGGTTTAGATGTAGCCGGAAAGACAGGAACCACCAACTATACTGAGAAAGAAAAAAGCGACTTTGGCATTCCTGACAGCGGCTCGCCAGATTCCTGGTTTGTCGGATATACAACCAACTATACAGCGGCAATTTGGACCGGTTACCCGAACAAAAGCGAGTATTTATCACCTGAAAGCCAGCGCATTGCCAAAAGACTGTTTAGATATTTAATGGAAGAAGTTTCGTCAGATGTGAAAACAGAAGACTTCAAAAAGCCGAAAAGCGTTGTAGAACTTCCGATCTTAAAAGGCTCCAACCCTGCTGTAGTGGCCGGTGACAGCGTTCCTGACAGCGACAAGGTCTATGAACTTTTTGTCAAAGGGGAAGAACCTAAGAAAGTATACAGAAATAAAGATGACGAAGAAGAAAAAGACAAAGACAAAGAGAAAGAGAAAGAAGAACAAGAAACCAAAGGAAAAATTGAAGGATTGAATGCAGCTTATGATTCTTCCTCCCAGAGCATTTCCGTATCTTGGTCTTTCAGCGGAGAGGGAACGCCAAGCTTTACCGTTACAGCTAACGGACAATCGCAAGCTGCGAACGGAAATTCAGCCGTCATCAGCAATGTACAGCCTGGCCAAACATACAGCATTACGGTAACTGCGACTGTAGACGGCGCAACAGTGGACTCGGCTTCCACGTCCGTAACCGCCTCAGGTGGCGAGAACCCAGCTGAACCGGAAGATGGCGGCCAGCAAGAACCTGATCAACCTGATACCGAAGCGCCTGACGGCAACAATAACGGAAATCATAACGGAGGAAATACGCCTCCTCCAGACCAAGGAAATGGACAGAATGGCGGCACACCTCCTAATGGAGACAATGGAGGAAGCGGCAACGGCAACAATAACGGCAACGGCAACGGAAGCAGCTCAGGCGGAAATCCTTCGCCTACTCAGCCGCCCGTTGGAACACCTCCTGCCAATAACAATGGAGGCAATACCCAGCAAGGACAATCCACACAATCAGGAACTGAAAGCGGCCTATAAGCAGCTGACAACAAAAAGGATGGCATTTAGCCATCCTTTTTGTGTTGCATGAGCTGATATTTAGCCAGCTGCTTTTGCTGTTCACTTATTAGTTCATTGATTTGCACGTACGCTTGATAGGAAAAAGGGCGATTCATCACAAAAGACAGCCTTTCAGCTGCGTTAATCGGCTTAATAGCTAGTGACTGCACGCGATCCGGCCAATTGTTGAGCATGACTGGAGAACCGTTGCTCCAATAGAGGTTCATCCATAACAAAGCTAGCAATGCTTTCATTGGAGAAGAAAAGGTGCAACTGTCTCTCATTTGAAAGGCCCGATCAAGCTGCTTTTTTAATTTGCGCCATTCCTGATCCAGCATCTTTACATATCGATCGGCCTTAAGCCAAGGCTTGTCTATTCCAGTTAATTCATAAATAAAATACGGCTCATCTGCAACGCTCAGTTGATTCGGTACAAAAACAGACTCCGCCTGAAAGAACAGCGGGTGCTGGAGATGAGGAGGAACCGGCACCACCGCCATTATCCAGCCTTCCTTTTCATCCGCTTCTTTCCTTCCCGGCACAGATCTAGCAGCGGGCATTCCTCACATTTGGGTGATTGTGCCTTGCAATGATAGCGTCCAAAGAATATTAAACGATGATGAGTAACCGACCATTCTTCCCTTGGGATTTTCCTCATTAACGTTTCTTCCACTTCAGTCACATTATCCTTCCATCGGCAAATTCCCAGCCGCTTGCTGACACGTTCAACATGAGTATCCACAGCGATAGCGGGTATGCCAAAGGCCACGGAAGCAACGACATTGGCTGTCTTGCGCCCTACACCAGGAAGCTTCACA from Bacillus xiapuensis encodes:
- a CDS encoding YppG family protein; this encodes MNHWGPMPMQPYPYEYYPQLQAHPYFYPQPADQSSFAGSLFDHPLYTMHQPQQPYMPFSAPSAPNMNKPPASGNMFIKSFQNEDGSFNMNKALDTAGLMMNTVSQLSSIVKGVSGWLKV
- a CDS encoding DUF1798 family protein translates to MNSLHELTKALLHLVHQANEVYHKNRREQTKGDFYQEVKPFADQARQLSEKWEQAVMKEMKRREFKYVHPPQIKATLENIELISVQAFFPETSYTRFKNYVESTIFILEQLQRELD
- a CDS encoding PBP1A family penicillin-binding protein produces the protein MSDQYNSRTERRKQQKKRAAKPAAAPAKGPKKKKKRSLFKKVFLTFAVLILLSLAGGIGAFAYMVKDAPNLDEALLRDPIPSKVYDKDGKFITTIGSGKLDYVKYEDIPQLVKDAILATEDARFFEHHGVDIIRIGGAALKNVTDGFGSQGASTITQQVVKLSFLKPEKTLKRKAQEAWLAYQLERQYTKEEIFEMYANKVYMSQGIHGIKAAAKHYFNKELDELTLPEAALIAGMPQSPNNYNPFTNPERAEKRRNLVLSLMKQHDKISETEMAQAKAVPLNKLLAENKQGEGETKKYNAYIDMVIEEVQRMGDYNPYSDGLKIYTTLDRKAQDYMDQLLNTEDILSYPSDDFQAGIALTDTKTGEVRAVGGGRGENQKVERGYNYAVDLKQRQPGSVIKPLIDYGPAIEYLNWSTYQQLDDKPTTYPDGTPIRNAGGSYMGPISMRTAMTYSRNIPALEAYKEVGHEKANEFLGNLGIQLKKEESENYSNSIGAMSGISPLDLAGAYAAFGNGGQYNEPHTVKKLILSDGETEVENDIKPKAAMSDYTAYMITDMLRDVVSEGTGTQANIPGLDVAGKTGTTNYTEKEKSDFGIPDSGSPDSWFVGYTTNYTAAIWTGYPNKSEYLSPESQRIAKRLFRYLMEEVSSDVKTEDFKKPKSVVELPILKGSNPAVVAGDSVPDSDKVYELFVKGEEPKKVYRNKDDEEEKDKDKEKEKEEQETKGKIEGLNAAYDSSSQSISVSWSFSGEGTPSFTVTANGQSQAANGNSAVISNVQPGQTYSITVTATVDGATVDSASTSVTASGGENPAEPEDGGQQEPDQPDTEAPDGNNNGNHNGGNTPPPDQGNGQNGGTPPNGDNGGSGNGNNNGNGNGSSSGGNPSPTQPPVGTPPANNNGGNTQQGQSTQSGTESGL
- the recU gene encoding Holliday junction resolvase RecU — protein: MAIKYPNGKKYVPFSQELPKKQRLKKDSYSNRGMTLEEDLNETNTFYLERGIAVVHKKPTPVQIVQVDYPRRSAAVIKEAYFKQASTTDYNGVYRGKYLDFEAKETKSPTAFPLKNFHPHQIEHMKKVDKQKGVCFVIIRFAAVEEIYFLPCSRLFDFWERMISGGRKSIAKAELETAAYSIPIGLHPRIPYLSVIDELYF
- a CDS encoding YpoC family protein — its product is MAVVPVPPHLQHPLFFQAESVFVPNQLSVADEPYFIYELTGIDKPWLKADRYVKMLDQEWRKLKKQLDRAFQMRDSCTFSSPMKALLALLWMNLYWSNGSPVMLNNWPDRVQSLAIKPINAAERLSFVMNRPFSYQAYVQINELISEQQKQLAKYQLMQHKKDG